One genomic window of Halolamina sediminis includes the following:
- the rpsJ gene encoding 30S ribosomal protein S10: MPEQQARVRLTGTSPEDLDDICDDVREIAEKTGVSLSGPIPLPTTELNVPSRKSPDGEGTATWEHWEMRVHKRLIDIDADERALRQLMRIQVPNDVSIEIVLED; this comes from the coding sequence ATGCCCGAGCAACAGGCCCGCGTCCGTCTGACGGGGACGAGCCCCGAAGACCTGGACGACATCTGTGACGACGTCCGCGAGATCGCGGAGAAGACGGGCGTCTCGCTGTCCGGCCCCATCCCGCTCCCGACGACCGAGCTCAACGTGCCCTCGCGGAAGTCCCCCGACGGCGAGGGGACCGCCACGTGGGAGCACTGGGAGATGCGGGTCCACAAGCGGCTGATCGACATCGACGCGGACGAACGCGCGCTCCGCCAGCTGATGCGGATTCAGGTCCCGAACGACGTCTCGATCGAGATCGTCCTCGAGGACTGA
- the tuf gene encoding translation elongation factor EF-1 subunit alpha, translating into MSDIPHQNLAIIGHVDHGKSTLVGRLLYETGSVPEHVIEQHKEEAEEKGKGGFEFAYVMDNLAEERERGVTIDIAHQEFDTDEYNFTIVDCPGHRDFVKNMITGASQADNAVLVVAADDGVAPQTREHVFLARTLGINELIIGINKMDLVDYSEDSYKEVIGEVEDLLNQVQFATDDTTFIPISAFEGDNVSEASENTAWYDGPTLLEALNDLPEPEPPTDAPLRLPIQDVYTISGIGTVPVGRIETGTLNTGDNVSFQPSDVGGEVKTIEMHHEEVPSAAPGDNVGFNVRGIGKDDIRRGDVCGPADDPPSVAETFQAQVVVMQHPSVITAGYTPVFHAHTAQVACTIESIDQKIDPSTGEVAEEDPDFIKSGDAAVVTVRPQKPLSIEPSSEIPELGSFAIRDMGQTIAAGKVLSVDER; encoded by the coding sequence ATGAGCGACATTCCGCACCAGAACTTGGCCATTATCGGCCACGTCGACCACGGGAAGAGTACGCTCGTGGGCCGGCTCCTCTACGAGACAGGGAGCGTCCCCGAGCACGTCATCGAGCAGCACAAAGAGGAGGCCGAAGAGAAGGGCAAGGGTGGCTTCGAGTTCGCCTACGTCATGGACAACCTCGCCGAAGAGCGAGAGCGAGGGGTCACCATCGACATCGCCCACCAGGAGTTCGACACCGACGAGTACAACTTCACCATCGTCGACTGTCCGGGCCACCGTGACTTCGTGAAGAACATGATCACGGGCGCCTCGCAGGCCGACAACGCGGTGCTCGTCGTCGCGGCCGACGACGGCGTCGCGCCCCAGACCCGAGAGCACGTGTTCCTGGCCCGCACGCTGGGTATCAACGAGCTCATCATCGGGATCAACAAGATGGACCTCGTCGACTACAGCGAGGACTCCTACAAGGAGGTCATCGGCGAAGTCGAGGACCTGCTGAACCAGGTCCAGTTCGCGACCGACGACACGACGTTCATCCCGATCTCCGCCTTCGAGGGCGACAACGTCTCCGAGGCCTCGGAGAACACCGCCTGGTACGACGGCCCGACGCTGCTCGAGGCCCTCAACGACCTGCCGGAGCCGGAGCCGCCGACGGACGCGCCGCTCCGCCTGCCGATCCAGGACGTCTACACCATCTCCGGTATCGGGACCGTCCCGGTCGGACGGATCGAGACGGGGACGCTCAACACGGGCGACAACGTCTCCTTCCAGCCCAGCGACGTGGGCGGCGAGGTGAAGACGATCGAGATGCACCACGAGGAGGTGCCCAGCGCTGCGCCCGGTGACAACGTCGGGTTCAACGTCCGCGGCATCGGCAAGGACGACATCCGCCGTGGCGACGTGTGTGGCCCGGCCGACGACCCGCCCAGCGTCGCGGAGACGTTCCAGGCGCAGGTCGTCGTCATGCAGCACCCGAGCGTGATCACCGCCGGCTACACGCCGGTGTTCCACGCCCACACCGCACAGGTCGCGTGTACGATCGAGTCGATCGACCAGAAGATCGACCCGTCGACCGGCGAGGTCGCCGAGGAGGACCCGGACTTCATCAAGTCCGGCGACGCCGCGGTCGTCACCGTCCGCCCGCAAAAGCCCCTCTCGATCGAGCCGTCGAGCGAGATCCCGGAGCTGGGGAGCTTCGCCATCCGCGACATGGGTCAGACCATCGCGGCCGGCAAGGTCCTGAGCGTCGACGAGCGATAG